The following proteins come from a genomic window of Oncorhynchus kisutch isolate 150728-3 unplaced genomic scaffold, Okis_V2 scaffold3465, whole genome shotgun sequence:
- the LOC109878004 gene encoding MAGUK p55 subfamily member 6 → MQQVLDNLRDMPPTTGAKDIDLLFLKGIIESPIVRSLAKAHERLADVKLEAVRDNNQQLVAEILDSLTGLSSRDASAEELANILQEPHFKSLIEAHDKVAAKCYEMPSEVNSNAMATGPLMPTDTVRIIGIQKKAGEPLGVTFRVERGELVIARILHGSMIDRQGMLHAGDVIREVNGREVGSDPKELLELLRDCQGGVTLKILPSYRDTPAPPQVHLKPHFNYSPATDNLIPCKEAGLAFSKGDVLHIVNREDPNWWQAVNIVGGATGLIPSQFLEEKRKAFVRREWNGSGVLCGTLTGKKKKKKKMMYLMSKNAEFDRHELQIYEEVAKMPPFQRKTLVLIGAQGVGRRSLKNRLIIINPLIYGTTVPFTSRPAREEERDGQSYCFVSRSQMETDIKARRYLEHGEYDGNLYGTKMNSIHEVVDAGRTCILDVNPQALKQLKTAEFMPFVVFVAAPQLDTLRAMHKAVVDAGLTTKLLTETDLKKTVDESARIRRAYSHYFDLTIVNDNLDKAFEQLQAAVEQLCSEPQWVPVSWVY, encoded by the exons ATGCAGCAGGTGCTGGATAACCTGAGAGACATGCCTCCCACCACGGGGGCCAAAGACATCGACCTCCTCTTCCTCAAGGGAATCATAGAGAGCCCCATAGTCCGCTCCCTCGCCAAG GCACATGAGAGGCTGGCGGATGTGAAGCTGGAGGCTGTGAGAGACAACAACCAGCAGCTGGTCGCAGAGATCCTAGACTCCCTCACAGGACTGAGTAGTAGAGACGCCTCCGCTGAGGAACTAGCCAACATCCTCCAGGAACCACACTTCAag tctctgatTGAGGCCCATGACAAGGTGGCAGCTAAATGTTATGAGATGCCGTCGGAGGTGAACAGTAATGCCATGGCGACCGGCCCACTCATGCCCACTGACACCGTCAGGATAATTGGCATTCAGAAGAAGGCTGGCGAACCACTG ggCGTGACGTTCAGGGTGGAACGCGGGGAGCTGGTGATCGCCAGGATCCTGCACGGCAGTATGATCGACCGGCAGGGCATGCTGCACGCGGGCGACGTGATCAGGGAGGTGAACGGGCGCGAGGTGGGGAGCGATCCCAAGGAGCTGCTGGAGCTGCTGAGGGACTGCCAGGGGGGCGTCACCCTCAAGATCCTGCCCAGCTACCGCGACACTCCAGCACCCCCACAG GTGCATCTGAAACCCCACTTTAACTACAGCCCAGCCACAGACAACCTGATCCCCTGTAAGGAGGCTGGCCTGGCCTTCTCTAAAGGAGATGTTTTGCACATTGTCAACAGAGAGGACCCTAACTGGTGGCAG GCAGTCAACATTGTGGGAGGAGCCACAGGACTGATCCCCAGTCAGTTcttagaggagaagaggaaggccTTTGTGAGGAGAGAATGGAATGGATCAG GTGTTCTCTGTGGGACACTAAcaggaaagaagaagaagaagaagaagatgatgtACCTGATGTCCAAGAATGCAG AGTTTGACCGCCACGAGCTGCAGATCTACGAAGAGGTGGCCAAGATGCCTCCATTCCAGAGGAAGACCCTGGTTCTGATTGGTGCTCAGGGAGTGGGCCGGCGCAGCCTGAAGAACAGACTGATCATCATCAACCCCCTAATCTATGGAACCACCGTCCCCT TCACGTCTCGGCCTGctcgggaggaggagagagacggccAGTCGTACTGCTTTGTGTCTCGGTCCCAGATGGAGACAGACATTAAGGCCCGTCGCTACCTGGAGCATGGAGAGTACGATGGAAACCTCTACGGAACCAAGATGAACTCCATCCACGAGGTGGTGGACGCAGGACGTACCTGCATACTGGACGTTAACCCACAG gCGCTGAAGcagttgaagacagcagagttcATGCCGTTTGTGGTGTTTGTTGCTGCTCCACAACTGGACACACTAAGAGCTATGCACAAAGCCGTGGTGGACGCTGGACTCACCACCAAACTGCTCACG gaGACAGATCTGAAGAAGACGGTGGATGAGAGCGCCAGGATCCGCCGGGCCTACAGCCACTACTTTGACCTGACCATCGTTAACGACAACCTGGACAAGGCCTTTGAGCAGCTGCAGGCGGCCGTGGAGCAGCTGTGTTCTGAGCCCCAGTGGGTCCCTGTCAGCTGGGTGTACTGA
- the LOC109878020 gene encoding peptide YY-like has protein sequence MCSFGHPPLPSPPKCAPCHRYKTHRMLAAKHSCEHRTVIQRNHLQSSQNKMRPNAAMSLGMLAMYLLICMSNLMAAYPSKPVIPADDAPVEDFAKYFSALRHYINQITRQRYGKRSSPDMVFSDLLQRESTESVPLASYGRYEDLPLWW, from the exons ATGTGTTCTTTTGggcaccctcccctcccctctcctccaaaaTGCGCTCCCTGCCACAGATATAAAACTCACAGGATGCTTGCTGCCAAACACAGTTGCGAGCACAGAACAGTCATTCAACGAAACCATCTCCAGTCTTCACAAAATAAA ATGCGCCCTAACGCAGCGATGTCTCTGGGTATGCTGGCCATGTACTTGCTGATATGCATGTCCAATCTGATGGCCGCGTATCCGTCCAAACCCGTCATTCCCGCAGATGATGCGCCTGTCGAGGACTTCGCCAAGTACTTCTCTGCACTCAGACACTACATCAACCAAATCACTCGACAGCG GTATGGGAAAAGATCCAGCCCTGATATGGTGTTCTCTGACCTGCTACagagggagagcacagagagCGTCCCACTAGCAAGCTATGGAAG ATATGAGGATCTACCGTTGTGGTGGTGA